One genomic segment of Erythrolamprus reginae isolate rEryReg1 chromosome 2, rEryReg1.hap1, whole genome shotgun sequence includes these proteins:
- the LOC139160176 gene encoding 52 kDa repressor of the inhibitor of the protein kinase-like isoform X1 — MFGANRALPHVPRRKERKIWRRKLQSFPFLSHLHRVAGLHIRSRATQLPGMEIGTLYRKRRTVEEESVQKKRRNEEGNSSSCSDSPAEYECIMDGLEFGVHPYDIGLYVNSPTPLTDDLKYNLLVNTFTPAHDYNFKGDSTGIRSFRHIWLIRYSPWLCYSSYLKGPFCKYCIVFPQPDLCGRQGGFIMVPFVRYNDFHVCAKKHMSSAWHKSAEIDATNFLNSRNVFETNFACQLDSSINRIINENRKKLHSILSTILLCGTQDIPLRGEAGKAGNMQSLLAFRVEAGDVTLREHLENEAGNARDASTTQIENELIKLCADAIREEIVSAANGAAGFSVLLGESVEISGQDHLSLGIRFVDTTGAKPQVREEFLGFAAPKGWDATGTAEAIVEECTKYGLNLEKLCGQGYDGCSRLAGREGDVQAKIKNRYPKATFVHFAAHTLNLSVNDLNAVPEIRNAVGTVKATLRFFHEKLSRRNLIPSLGEALWTAKHKHVRFFAKNFVHIFDQLRNLAATASGQTCQDAYQLYCASGTPIFLFCLVIMSNYCSKLESVSQALQTVQLDMMEVYEHIQELLTVFCGHREKAEEHFKGILWEVQELGKKLDIDLRVPRQNGLQRNSNDSVPTEEEYFRQSLYVPYLNSVISWMESRFAPESKAVFGIFSLHPKRMAKIGLEKLKAEMEKIGELCEIENLETETITWFEKWLGKKEERVENGESGLLDLLQYVDQYPSIQQAISIALALPVTTCAVEKPFSTMRRVETLLKSTVVDDQLPGLFMMSAHRVKINENKDVLLQKVIDRFGEDNRRLQFVFEK, encoded by the coding sequence GAATGGAGATTGGAACTCTTTACAGGAAGCGCAGAACAGTTGAAGAAGAATCAGtgcagaagaaaaggagaaatgaggAAGGAAATAGCAGCTCCTGCTCGGACTCCCCAGCAGAATACGAATGCATTATGGACGGCTTGGAATTTGGGGTTCATCCTTATGATATTGGATTGTACGTCAACTCGCCCACTCCTCTCACGGACGATCTGAAGTACAACCTTCTTGTGAACACCTTCACACCAGCCCATGACTATAATTTCAAGGGAGATTCGACAGGGATTCGCAGTTTTCGTCACATATGGTTAATTCGATACTCGCCCTGGCTCTGCTATTCTTCCTATTTGAAAGGGCCGTTCTGTAAATACTGCATCGTCTTCCCACAGCCTGACCTCTGTGGCAGGCAGGGGGGATTCATCATGGTGCCCTTTGTGAGGTACAACGATTTTCACGTCTGCGCCAAAAAACACATGTCCAGCGCCTGGCACAAGAGCGCCGAAATCGACGCGACCAACTTCTTAAACAGCAGGAACGTCTTCGAAACCAACTTCGCTTGCCAGCTGGACAGCAGCATTAACCGGATCATCAACGAAAACCGCAAAAAACTGCACTCCATCTTGTCCACCATCTTGTTGTGCGGCACCCAGGACATTCCTTTACGCGGAGAGGCAGGGAAAGCTGGGAACATGCAGAGCCTCTTGGCGTTTCGCGTTGAAGCCGGAGATGTGACCCTAAGAGAACATCTAGAAAACGAGGCGGGGAACGCTCGGGACGCGTCCACCACCCAGATAGAAAATGAACTGATTAAGCTGTGCGCGGATGCCATCAGGGAAGAGATCGTTTCTGCCGCCAATGGCGCCGCTGGTTTTTCGGTTCTTCTGGGCGAAAGCGTCGAGATCTCTGGGCAGGACCATTTGTCACTCGGCATACGTTTTGTTGACACGACCGGTGCTAAACCTCAAGTTCGAGAGGAATTCCTTGGTTTTGCAGCACCGAAGGGATGGGACGCTACTGGCACAGCTGAAGCCATCGTGGAGGAATGCACCAAGTACGGTTTAAACCTCGAAAAATTATGCGGCCAAGGGTATGACGGATGCTCTAGATTGGCTGGGAGAGAGGGTGATGTTCaagctaaaataaaaaataggtaCCCCAAGGCTACTTTTGTTCACTTCGCGGCGCACACACTCAACCTGTCCGTGAACGACTTAAATGCCGTACCTGAGATCAGGAACGCCGTTGGCACAGTCAAAGCCACCCTTCGCTTTTTCCACGAAAAATTGAGCAGAAGGAACCTTATTCCGTCGCTGGGCGAAGCACTTTGGACTGCAAAACATAAGCACGTCAGATTTTTTGCTAAGAATTTTGTACATATCTTTGATCAGTTAAGAAACCTGGCGGCTACAGCCTCAGGTCAAACCTGCCAGGATGCCTACCAATTGTACTGTGCTTCAGGAACTCCTATCTTCCTCTTTTGCCTTGTGATCATGTCGAACTATTGCAGTAAGTTGGAGTCCGTGAGTCAAGCTCTGCAGACTGTTCAGCTGGATATGATGGAAGTCTATGAACACATCCAGGAGCTCTTAACCGTCTTTTGTGGCCACAGAGAGAAAGCAGAGGAGCACTTCAAGGGAATTCTTTGGGAAGTTCAAGAACTGGGGAAAAAATTGGACATTGACTTGCGTGTTCCCAGACAGAACGGCTTGCAGAGGAACTCAAATGACAGTGTCCCAACCGAAGAAGAATATTTCCGCCAGTCGCTCTATGTACCGTACCTAAACTCGGTAATCTCCTGGATGGAAAGCCGGTTTGCTCCAGAAAGCAAAGCAGTTTTCGGAATCTTCTCGCTCCACCCCAAAAGGATGGCTAAAATTGGCCTCGAGAAATTGAAAGCGGAGATGGAAAAAATCGGCGAATTGTGTGAAATTGAAAATTTGGAAACGGAAACAATCACCTGGTTTGAAAAGTGGttggggaagaaggaagaaagggttgAAAATGGGGAGAGTGGACTTCTGGATTTGCTGCAATACGTTGACCAATACCCTTCGATTCAGCAAGCCATTTCGATTGCTCTGGCATTGCCAGTAACAACTTGCGCAGTGGAAAAACCGTTCAGTACAATGAGAAGGGTAGAAACGTTGTTGAAGTCAACAGTGGTAGATGACCAATTGCCTGGACTTTTCATGATGAGTGCTCACCGGGtaaaaattaatgaaaataaggacgtATTGCTCCAAAAGGTGATTGACAGATTTGGTGAAGATAACAGACGTTTACAATTTGTCTTTGAAAAATAA
- the LOC139160176 gene encoding 52 kDa repressor of the inhibitor of the protein kinase-like isoform X2 has protein sequence MEIGTLYRKRRTVEEESVQKKRRNEEGNSSSCSDSPAEYECIMDGLEFGVHPYDIGLYVNSPTPLTDDLKYNLLVNTFTPAHDYNFKGDSTGIRSFRHIWLIRYSPWLCYSSYLKGPFCKYCIVFPQPDLCGRQGGFIMVPFVRYNDFHVCAKKHMSSAWHKSAEIDATNFLNSRNVFETNFACQLDSSINRIINENRKKLHSILSTILLCGTQDIPLRGEAGKAGNMQSLLAFRVEAGDVTLREHLENEAGNARDASTTQIENELIKLCADAIREEIVSAANGAAGFSVLLGESVEISGQDHLSLGIRFVDTTGAKPQVREEFLGFAAPKGWDATGTAEAIVEECTKYGLNLEKLCGQGYDGCSRLAGREGDVQAKIKNRYPKATFVHFAAHTLNLSVNDLNAVPEIRNAVGTVKATLRFFHEKLSRRNLIPSLGEALWTAKHKHVRFFAKNFVHIFDQLRNLAATASGQTCQDAYQLYCASGTPIFLFCLVIMSNYCSKLESVSQALQTVQLDMMEVYEHIQELLTVFCGHREKAEEHFKGILWEVQELGKKLDIDLRVPRQNGLQRNSNDSVPTEEEYFRQSLYVPYLNSVISWMESRFAPESKAVFGIFSLHPKRMAKIGLEKLKAEMEKIGELCEIENLETETITWFEKWLGKKEERVENGESGLLDLLQYVDQYPSIQQAISIALALPVTTCAVEKPFSTMRRVETLLKSTVVDDQLPGLFMMSAHRVKINENKDVLLQKVIDRFGEDNRRLQFVFEK, from the coding sequence ATGGAGATTGGAACTCTTTACAGGAAGCGCAGAACAGTTGAAGAAGAATCAGtgcagaagaaaaggagaaatgaggAAGGAAATAGCAGCTCCTGCTCGGACTCCCCAGCAGAATACGAATGCATTATGGACGGCTTGGAATTTGGGGTTCATCCTTATGATATTGGATTGTACGTCAACTCGCCCACTCCTCTCACGGACGATCTGAAGTACAACCTTCTTGTGAACACCTTCACACCAGCCCATGACTATAATTTCAAGGGAGATTCGACAGGGATTCGCAGTTTTCGTCACATATGGTTAATTCGATACTCGCCCTGGCTCTGCTATTCTTCCTATTTGAAAGGGCCGTTCTGTAAATACTGCATCGTCTTCCCACAGCCTGACCTCTGTGGCAGGCAGGGGGGATTCATCATGGTGCCCTTTGTGAGGTACAACGATTTTCACGTCTGCGCCAAAAAACACATGTCCAGCGCCTGGCACAAGAGCGCCGAAATCGACGCGACCAACTTCTTAAACAGCAGGAACGTCTTCGAAACCAACTTCGCTTGCCAGCTGGACAGCAGCATTAACCGGATCATCAACGAAAACCGCAAAAAACTGCACTCCATCTTGTCCACCATCTTGTTGTGCGGCACCCAGGACATTCCTTTACGCGGAGAGGCAGGGAAAGCTGGGAACATGCAGAGCCTCTTGGCGTTTCGCGTTGAAGCCGGAGATGTGACCCTAAGAGAACATCTAGAAAACGAGGCGGGGAACGCTCGGGACGCGTCCACCACCCAGATAGAAAATGAACTGATTAAGCTGTGCGCGGATGCCATCAGGGAAGAGATCGTTTCTGCCGCCAATGGCGCCGCTGGTTTTTCGGTTCTTCTGGGCGAAAGCGTCGAGATCTCTGGGCAGGACCATTTGTCACTCGGCATACGTTTTGTTGACACGACCGGTGCTAAACCTCAAGTTCGAGAGGAATTCCTTGGTTTTGCAGCACCGAAGGGATGGGACGCTACTGGCACAGCTGAAGCCATCGTGGAGGAATGCACCAAGTACGGTTTAAACCTCGAAAAATTATGCGGCCAAGGGTATGACGGATGCTCTAGATTGGCTGGGAGAGAGGGTGATGTTCaagctaaaataaaaaataggtaCCCCAAGGCTACTTTTGTTCACTTCGCGGCGCACACACTCAACCTGTCCGTGAACGACTTAAATGCCGTACCTGAGATCAGGAACGCCGTTGGCACAGTCAAAGCCACCCTTCGCTTTTTCCACGAAAAATTGAGCAGAAGGAACCTTATTCCGTCGCTGGGCGAAGCACTTTGGACTGCAAAACATAAGCACGTCAGATTTTTTGCTAAGAATTTTGTACATATCTTTGATCAGTTAAGAAACCTGGCGGCTACAGCCTCAGGTCAAACCTGCCAGGATGCCTACCAATTGTACTGTGCTTCAGGAACTCCTATCTTCCTCTTTTGCCTTGTGATCATGTCGAACTATTGCAGTAAGTTGGAGTCCGTGAGTCAAGCTCTGCAGACTGTTCAGCTGGATATGATGGAAGTCTATGAACACATCCAGGAGCTCTTAACCGTCTTTTGTGGCCACAGAGAGAAAGCAGAGGAGCACTTCAAGGGAATTCTTTGGGAAGTTCAAGAACTGGGGAAAAAATTGGACATTGACTTGCGTGTTCCCAGACAGAACGGCTTGCAGAGGAACTCAAATGACAGTGTCCCAACCGAAGAAGAATATTTCCGCCAGTCGCTCTATGTACCGTACCTAAACTCGGTAATCTCCTGGATGGAAAGCCGGTTTGCTCCAGAAAGCAAAGCAGTTTTCGGAATCTTCTCGCTCCACCCCAAAAGGATGGCTAAAATTGGCCTCGAGAAATTGAAAGCGGAGATGGAAAAAATCGGCGAATTGTGTGAAATTGAAAATTTGGAAACGGAAACAATCACCTGGTTTGAAAAGTGGttggggaagaaggaagaaagggttgAAAATGGGGAGAGTGGACTTCTGGATTTGCTGCAATACGTTGACCAATACCCTTCGATTCAGCAAGCCATTTCGATTGCTCTGGCATTGCCAGTAACAACTTGCGCAGTGGAAAAACCGTTCAGTACAATGAGAAGGGTAGAAACGTTGTTGAAGTCAACAGTGGTAGATGACCAATTGCCTGGACTTTTCATGATGAGTGCTCACCGGGtaaaaattaatgaaaataaggacgtATTGCTCCAAAAGGTGATTGACAGATTTGGTGAAGATAACAGACGTTTACAATTTGTCTTTGAAAAATAA